AGAGACGTCCGTCATTCCcctcagagacacacagagagggagagagagtaggagTCTGATCCGGCTTGACGTTGGAAGGGAAggagatacagagagtgagagaaaggtgAGACAggaggcagagagagggagacggaTCAGAGGTCCGGGAAGCGGCTGGGATCCTCTTTGTATTCGCTGGGGATGGTGAAAATGGAATCCTCAAATTCATCATAGCGGAACTCCTGAAACGTCACAGTCGCTGTGATGGTGGGAAACACAGGGATGTCTGGAAAACAACAAAATGTGTtgcttatttttaagagtgtatatgGAAAGGAACATATCGAAACCATATAAAAACAAgtactttcattaaaaaaaaaaacaaaaaaacaaaaaacgataGTAATGAGAGTGTAAGCAAGTCAGAGTGTAAAGGACTTATTAATGCAGGGATTATCATCCCTCCTCCTCCTGGACAGATTCTTCATTGTCATGGAGTTTATGCTTATTTGAACATGCTTAGTTTACATGTATAATGAAAGAACTaactaaatctaaataaaaatatgctgGTAAATTTACAGCAAGATTACAACATTATATAACAACCATGTTGGCAGGTCTGCAAGTTGGATTTTCTACTCAACAGTACAGAGCGCCTCTACAAccctgagttcagaatccaagacgGATGCATCACACATAAACAGCAGTAAATTTAAAACAGtggtacacacagtactgtggatgtgcaaaatataatatgcatGCGTTATCAACTAGTGTCTGAAAACATCCATGCTTTGTCTTACCTAATTTGACTGGGAAGCCTGGAGGGAGTTTCATCTGAACAAATTCTCTGAGTTTATTAAAGTGCTTGAAGGGTGCGATCACTTCCAGAACATTTAATAACCTGCAAACAGAAAGATCACAACTCAGATCAGTCAATTAAAATCACTGAAATGCCACAGAAACCTCtagacaaacagacaaataataaaaaacaacaacaacaaatgatTTAGATTTGGATTTGGATCAATGACGATTACTACCATTTTTGTGCCAATGCAAACGTGTGCCCTTGGATTGACAACTAACAAACAACAGTGAGTCTGATATGGATCAGATTTTTGAAAAGCATCATTCCAACAGGGCTGATATTAAAAGAACAACATGGACACTTACGACTCAATGCCCAGAGGGAAGTCCTGACTCATGGCTACAGTTGCTTTGAAGTTCTTCTTGCTCTCTTTGCACACAAGCTCTCTTCCCAGATGAGGGGCTCTGGAAAAGGGAACAGAGGAGGAAAGACAGTGACCAGTTAGAacagtttagaaataaaatgtgtttaagatTACATATTAGGTTATAGAAAAATAACAGAACTTCCTGCTTCAGTTCAGCTTTAGCTCTCAGTGGATAAATCAGCTTAATAGAAAATAATTCAGGGTAATGGTGCAGTATCAGACGTACTTCCCCGTCTCAGCTGTGATGTATTCCTCCCAGGAAATAGTGTTCGGAGTGGGAGCGGTCAGGGACTGGCGTCTCACCGGCTACGGGGTCAGAGGGTAAATTGggcggagaaaaaaaaaaaacaaggagagaaattaaataaaataaacagagaaGAAAGATGCCTTATCAAAAGTGTGAaatgtatttacaaaaaaaatgccattaaggacaaaatctTAGGCCACACCCTaggatcctatagtgcactatccccctccccaaaatacatttttctaaacgccataatgactataatgttagactaaaatgttaatgttcataATTTAGGATGCTAtaggctccctagtgtttcagctgcatatatatgcacattgaaaataaatgtattttagaacAACCCAAAGATATTAAAGAAGCTAAGTTGGACATTTTgagagtctctgcacggatcatcttcatactaggctacatgcgtctgctatgttcttgctgtagtgtgtgtgtgtgtgtgtgtgtgggggggggtgtaagAATGTAAGAAATagaggtaaaaataataattactacagtaaGGATACTAAAGTAAGGATAACCTAAATTTATgattaagtaaggtaacaaagtatttgtacatgttacttgacacctctgggtATTAGTATGAGTATGATAATATGAGTACGTTAGTTACTGTTTATAATAATGAAGGATTCGATTTTCTTTGGAAGAAGTGCCCAGTGTCTCCTCTAAAGCTCCTCACCACCACAGATCGTTATAAATCACAGACACTGGACACTAAACCCAAACAAAGTGTTCAGTGTGTTAGCACAAGCATAATAAAAAATTCATACACTTATATCTACACAAATACACAGACAACTCCACTCTGTTCTCCATCCTCATAAAGAGCATGAACTGAGTAGGTCTACAGGGTTTCCCGTACCACCCAAGAGGGGAGCCAGGAGCAGCAAACTCATCCAATTGCCTTCACATCACTGCAGCTGAACTTTCCAAAAATACAGAACGAGCTCGAAAAGGTGACTAGGAGTCGCTCCAATCCCCATCGCTGCCATTATTAACCCAGATTCAGGCCTTTCAGAACATTCAGCTCCTCAAAGTCTTTCACAGCACCAAGACAGAAACGCTCTATAGACGGTTCAGATTACAGAACATTCAATTACTAGAACATAGAATTAAAacttattataattatacaataGACAAATCCAGTTGATATTTTCTTAACTAGTGAAGTTTTAAACTCAGCTGGCACAACATATTCTTCTGCCACGGTTCAGTTGGTCCTGACTGAGAACAgctcttttggtcagaccaaattcAGGTCCTTTAGTCTGGAATATTTTTCATGGTCACTTTAatacctgctactttggttcagaccaaactaaaaagtctAAAAGGCAGGAGTTACATCACTCTAAAAGGCAGGTAAAAGAAACTCTGTTTAATATGCACATATAAAGATGGGTTACGGAATAAACCACAtaacagacatacagctctggaaaaaaataagagaacacttcagtttctaaatcaattgctatttataggtacatgtttgagtgctcttatttttttttccagatctgtatattggACATGAACTACTGAGTGTAAAATGTTAAGTTCTCAGACATGCTACACCAAAATTCACAAGTAAATGAAAACCTTCATAACTTTCAACATCAGCAAGTTGACTTTTGCCTCATCTGCCCAACTGCACAGTCTTGCTTAAGAAAATTCCCACTGATTTGGCACATGACCCATGTGACCCTTCTGTAAACTGTCTGAGAGGTTCAGTTACACAATACTAAAAAAACCCACATAGGAACCAAAAGCAAAAACGAGTAAAGAGCTGAAAAGAAAATATTCGAGTagctaaatagttaaatataagaTGGTTTCAGCACAACAATGTATAATCTGAACTACAGCAATACACACTGTATGCTCTAAATTAGGAATGTGTACTGGAAAGACACTGGTGAAATTACAGAGGTTACAAATCAAAATATAGGAATATATTGAGATACTGTTAGCAAGGCaaatacttaaatacatttttgcaaaAAATCACTGTATAAAAAACACCATAATATATACAATTTATACTCATAATCCAATCAGATCTAATTACATTGGGATCTAATTACATAGTACAACCCTGCTATGTAGTAGGCGAAGATTAAAAACAACACTAAACGAACCACTGTCTGATTTTGATTTATTAGTTACATGTAAAGTTGGTTTCAATGCTGTGTTTTTAGAAGTATACATTATTGCCCACCCCTTTATATAAACTGATAAATGTCTGTAATGTAAGTCTGATTATAACTGAAtatgctgtgtagtccaggactaggcctaATCTCCGTTTAGTACATCAGACCATAGTTTATCAATGTTATTGCGAATTGTACATTTTAATTGCTATTGGAAAAAAACATATACGAACACTAAGATGTACGGCTGGCTCGCCCAGTTTTAGGTCCAGCTCTTATCTTATCTAACACACCTAATCCACCTACACCAGATTACTCATCCACCCTACTGGAGTCTGTGGAGGAAAGCTCGTGTTCAGAAGCAGCCTGTTCTTTTGGAGTCAGTGTGTTTGAAGGCAACAGTTGATTTTCTTGGCACTGATGTTGATGCATCATTAGCACTGGATCAGCTCAGTGATTGGCTTCTCAGTGTGAAAACGGCCTGATGAGGAGGTGGAAACTGTACATGGTAGCTATGGTGATGGCTTATGCTATGGTACCACGCTAACAGTGCAGAGATGTGCTGTGCTCAAGCTAGGAATGCAAATGAGAGTTTTGACAATTGACAAATgtattaaacataattaattaaCTGGTCTAATCAGTTAAACTAAGCAAATCATTGTGCTTTTCTTTTTACATCACTTACATCACAGTAAATAATTCAAGGTTCCATCATTGTGACGAGTAGATAGTTCATTGCTTGAAGGGCTTATAGGTTTTGAAGGGCCCCCATCCAACATTTTTCTTGTATTTGATTTTGGTGCTAATTCAGTTTTATACACAAATTTGTCTAAATTCtaaatttctgtaaaaaaaaaaaaatatatatatatatatatatatatatataataaatatataataataataataataataataataataataataatatataataaataaatatttacagtgaCAACCCTCCTGATAATTGTACTATAAATGGGTGGgaattaggggtgtgtcatatcgtattgtacgcaataataccACCAACATTtgtaaatattgtgaacgatattataccctgaaatattgttaaTATCACCAccccttattatcacatcagggtactacttttttgctgtttttagcaaaaaaaaaattcacactgttcttatttcccattacatatatatatatatatatatatatatatatatatatatatatatatatatatatatatatatatataatagagaaagattatatctgtccagtatcatttattttactttaattatggatatatggagatatttggaatgcattattagtatcgtaatattctggattattgacttctattacaaatctgataaaattcttgcatttttttatatctcagttaggggtgtgcctatactattattaatattttatgtaataataacatttaattgttattttgttgcagtagtgtattcttaaaatacatctttttatttatttatttttgtcatatcaccaagagtatcgttatcgcaaaaataccatgaaatatcgtccacccctagtgGGAATACATTGTGGTAAGTTGAATAGATAGAGATATATAAACAAGTTATGGGCAGTGGTGGTTCAGAGCACTGCATTACTGCTAACTGTGTTGTTGGTTCAATACCTAGGTTTGATATTGGGGCGTTTTCATCCGTGCTCCGATTCATTAAAGCAGGTGTGAATACAGCAATTGCACGCAGATGGAGACCAGTAAAACTATACCAAGAGAAGAAGGTTTGGCCTGTTTCCAAACAAAGTCTACAGCCAGTAATTTGTAGTAAGAAAACAAACTGATCTTGCTTTGACACAACTAACATATGTACTCCACAAATATAGCTTTAAGCAGGTATATTAATCTGATAATTACTATATCTATGAACAACGGCCATCTTTGCCAGTGTATCATGTACAAAAATATGCATTCGTTAAAAACAGAGGaccctcttcctgtatttactacTTTCTTGTTCCCGCCCAAGACAGTCTGTCCAATAATCAGACAGAATGGTCTCACATCTTTCCAAGTGAAAAATGTTCCAAATTAAAAACGTATTAACTGATTTGGACCAAGGCAAGCTTGAAAAAAGGAACTACAGGAACTAAAATGTGCATTAACAGCACTGACGTACTACTTGAAACTTCAACTCCACAGAGTAAGCAAAAATCAATAATTTTTCAGAAAAATATAAAGCTTGTTGAATGACTTCTGCATCCCTCACCTCAAAGTTCTGCTCTATGAGGTTTCCTCCTTTGCTGAGGCTCTCCATAATGGCCTTATTCCTCAGAATGTCTTCCTCGCTCAAGTGCTCCCGCCGTTTCCTGGACTCCAGAACGAGGCCGTTCACCATGTAGAAATCAGCCAGGAAATTCCCTACTCGTTCCTGCAGAGGGGGGGGTCAATATCCTTTCATAAATCAGCAAAACGCAATATCCTCcccaaaatcaaaatcaaatactTTCAGGAACTCACCGTTTTGTCCTCGCGGAAGAGCCAGCCGGTCTGCGCTCGGGAGAAGGTGATGGATTTAGTGGAGAGGGTGGCCGAGTAAATGTCGCTGCTCATCAAAATGTCTACCTCCTCCTCCGTCTCCATTTCAGACTCCTAAAGCAGCACATACAACACAACATAAAAATGAGGACTAGAATCCACAGCACAGAGCTGCTGATGGCTCAGTGTAACTCTACACCACACCCTGACCTCATGGTGTATCCGCTGGTACACTTTCTGCTCGTTGTCCAGCACCACAAAGGACTCGGAGGGGATGGCGTCACCGTTGAAGATGAAGCTCAGGTCTCCTCTCTGGCATTTCATATCTGTGAAGTCGATGAGAGTAGTGTCCAAcctgagaaagacaaagagaaagaaagaaagagaaaaaggtatTAAATCACACATAATGAATAAGGTATATGAAACATCGGGTGATTTCCTATTTCATCTCAGATCTAATTTTTATTCTAGGAATGTACGCAGTTGTTCTGTAAAACACCACATAAAGGAAAGATGATCAAAAGAGGAGCCTCTGCTGCTGCATAACATCTACCTAGCAGAGACACAAAGTGCTGCATAACAATAAAGAAACCAGAGAAAAGAGAACAGCCCATCTGGTTTCACACACAAAATGATAATTAGACTCGTGTTCCTTTAATCTGTGTCCACATCTCTGTGAAATTTGATATCATGGAGCTGTCAAGACGAAAGAAACTCTCATTTGACAGCAAGCAGAAGCCATAGATTGGCTGGTAACCTGGTGCCCCAAAATAACATGAACTTTTCCAGGCAAACCTGGTAACGCATTCTTATTCAGGGCATCTTTAATTTCTGTATTGTGCTGCAAAACGCCAAGTCAGTGAATTCCTATGCACGCAGGGGCTTGGTATCTTTAGTAAtattagtgttattttttttttactactgtgtTGATACTCACTGAACTGGGTTGAGTAATCTACTctcgagaggggtatctggtcAAAAAAGGTAACTACTTTGCTTTATTTTGCTTCCTTTATAAGAGAAATTAGTTTGCacattaaaagaaaatgtaagttGGAATCAAATAGAGTTGAAACATTTGAAAACATGTATCATATACTGGCTTTAACTGGGTTTTTGCACCAGTTTGCGAGGTTCATATTCCCATCCAGCAGTGAAACAAAAATGAACTTcttataaataaagataaattatGTCATTATCTAAACTCTCTGGTTCAACTACATTATCAGCTGATGGGCAATCAAATATTTGTTCTGAAAACTGGCAAAAAACACTGCATAGCTGTCTGAATTTTCAATTTCTACTATTAAAGCAAATCAGTTTTACTTACAGTAAGTACTGTCTGTAGAACAGGACTCTCTAAAGCAGATAAACAAGAAtatactggcaccatgcctaatataCCAGGAGTGGGCTTGAGGGCACACAATGTAAATGACAACTTCCAGATCCGAATTATGCCACAGAGTGATTTGTGTGATTTTTGTGTAAGCACAGTAAAAACAGCTTACTCATTTTAAAAGATTACTTTATTTAAAGAGATTAACATTGTATttgtaataaattacatttaatatataccAGTAGATTTATTCAGATGTAGGTGGGTTTATTAGGATGATTAAATAGGATATCAAATCCAAGCATTAATGCACTTTAAACAGCTTCCAGGACgcacccacctacccacccactGACCCACACTGAGAGGAAGCCCCACTGTAACCCACTACAGCGTCATCGTTTGACAGTGGGGGATGTGATGGTTAAGAGATCATGCAGATGCTGAGTAATTTTCCACTTCCGCCCACTCCAGCACAAACTGTGATTTCACACTCTAGTTAACACCACTTGTCATTAGTCAGGCTGGAGCCGACCACAGAATgctgaagggtgtgtgtgtgtgtttatttatcagGCCAAATTCAGGACAGAGCACAGATCCTAACAGCCTCGTCCAGTGATTCCATGACCCATATTTTATAAATGCTGATGAAAGCCGTAAGCGGTGGGGTTTATGGGATCAGACTGCTCTTATCTGAAAATGTCAGTGGCACTGAATCGCACACCTGTACAGAgtcacacacgcaaacacacaaagCCTGACTGCAACTCAGATAACTGCTGACTCCCATATTTATATCTATTTAACTGTATCTACCCATAAGAACAAAAGCTCAGGCTCAGATTAGACTCCACCTAAATCTGCTGCACAGCAGGACAGAGCTCTACCCTGCCAGAAAGAGTCACCTGAGGTAAAAATATTCAGAACACCTCTAATAACACCTTATACAAACAATCAAAACCTGACATAATGGAACCATACCTGATGTTGATTCCCTGCTTGTAGATCTTGCAAGCGTCAGAGGGCAAAATTCTAGATAGTAAAGGCACTGtggggagaaaaaagaaaaaagaaaagaacagattcatgttaaaacacatacagtacagtacaggtaCTTTATAATTAGTATACGTTATAACACTTTTAGGCTCCAGAGCTGCATAGGTAAGTGATGGTACAGTATTGAAAAGACAATAGACAAGAGAAAGGGTGAACAGCTAGAAATGAAAGAGGAATATGTGCAAATGTGTGTATGAAGGCTTTGTGATCAAGGTGCAGGTAAGTCAccaaactagggctgcaatgTTTAGTCGATATAATCAGTGTTGGAATTTTTACTTTCTAGACCTGGACgacccacctctgtgtaagtaaataggtttacataggatctccagtggattttgcgctttacagagactctaagactaggtcattGACTggactgcacttagcaggacattacacatgttgtaaagtaatatataacattgcaaagggtgttattagtgtaaaaatgtttttatttttatttatttattttgcagttagccaatcagaagcgatatGTTTTCATGTATAATTtctcatgagcaagagctgaaatcctatctgTAATGCAACATTATACCAGATGACCAGCATTCATTCatgctagagaccacaactagacattttgaaatgaaagaaaacacaatGGAATAGACCTTTAAAATGCTGAGGACATaaacacagtgaaagagagataaaaaagatattaaaaaatctAACATATGAGCATTTAAATCCCACAACTATATTCGTTGACTAATTAACCAATCCAAAAAAATATCATCATAATACCAAAAATAGATgtgttatgcatgtgtgtgtgtgtgtttgtaactaGAACAGTACAGTCTGATGATGTACACAGCAACACACATTTAATGGGACACAACTAGTATTGTGTCATTGGCTTTAGTTATTCTTATAGAAGATAGACATGTAGTTTTGATGATTGTTAGagattta
The DNA window shown above is from Astyanax mexicanus isolate ESR-SI-001 chromosome 16, AstMex3_surface, whole genome shotgun sequence and carries:
- the ankrd13c gene encoding ankyrin repeat domain-containing protein 13C, producing MTGEKIRSLRKDHNPGQDEEDLLEPDEEAATGTFTSSARTGGNNTGGGGGGKGKANRIFSNHKLVRSPSQTQQRESQINANNPDSTAPLTADKNRNPVVRSATDFPVHECVFKGDVRRLSSLIRTQNIAQKDAHGNTPLHLAVMMGHKECAHLLLAHNAPVKVKNAQGWSPLAEAISYGDRQMITALLRKLKQQSRESVEDKRPRLLKALKELGDFYLELHWDFQSWVPLLSRILPSDACKIYKQGINIRLDTTLIDFTDMKCQRGDLSFIFNGDAIPSESFVVLDNEQKVYQRIHHEESEMETEEEVDILMSSDIYSATLSTKSITFSRAQTGWLFREDKTERVGNFLADFYMVNGLVLESRKRREHLSEEDILRNKAIMESLSKGGNLIEQNFEPVRRQSLTAPTPNTISWEEYITAETGKAPHLGRELVCKESKKNFKATVAMSQDFPLGIESLLNVLEVIAPFKHFNKLREFVQMKLPPGFPVKLDIPVFPTITATVTFQEFRYDEFEDSIFTIPSEYKEDPSRFPDL